TCGGCGACGGGCCGCCAGAACGCGGTGTGCCGGTCGGCTCCCATCGCGCCGTCGCCACTGGCGGTGAGCGACGCGTTCAGCAGGAGCACGCCCTGCGTGAGCATCGCCTGGAACCACTCCGGCGGCTGGACCGTCTCCCGCTCCTTCAGCAGGGCCCGCACGTCCGCGATGGGGGTCTTCCGGGCGATGCCGTACTTCCACATGGCGGCCGCCTTGATGAGGCAGCGGATGCTGACGACCCTGCCGAACTGGCTGTCCTTCCAGTCGTTGAAGGTGTTGTCGAACATCGCTATGCCGGTGGCGCTCTCCGGCCGCGGATACGGGTTCTGCCCGAAGACGACCACCTTCCACTTGTGCGGAGGGTGCGGCTTGAGGGCCTGGAAGGTCAGTTCCCGGACGGGGACGACCTCCGGGCTCCGGCCCTGGCCGATGAACCCGGCCGCGTCCGGCTGCGCCTCGATGACGGGCTTGAGCAGCGGGAGCCAGGGCTCACCCCCGCCCTTGAAGAGGTCGGTGAGACCCAGCGGGTCGTCGGCGTCGGGCTGGGCCGGGGTGGTGGCGTCACTCATGGGGGTGGGGCTCCCGGTCGTCGTACCTGGGGGGTGGACGTGGTCGGCGGGCCCACCGGCCGGGGGGCCGGCGGGGTGGACGGGGTCAGGGGCGAAAGGGACGCCCTTTGGGCGGCACGATGCGCACCCGCTCCCCCACCTGGGCGTTCTCGATGCCGTCGAGCTGGGCGGTGATCGTGGCGCGCAGCTCGTCGTCGTCCTCGAACCAGTGGTCGTGGAAGAGCGTGTAGCCGGTCCACATCAAGTCGGCGCAGACCCGGGCCGGCACCCGGCCGGTCTGCGCGCCCATCCCGACCAGCGCCACCGAACGGACGCTGCCCGGCACCAGTCGGTTCTGCCGGTGGACGGCCTGGAAGGCGGCGGCGCACGCCAGCGCCACGTTCAGCGTGTCCCGCACGTTCTGGGAGGACCGGACCATGGTCGGCGTCGATATCAGGTACCGCGGGACGGCCGCGCCCGACGGGACGCAGACCGCGCTGCCCACCGGGAGGCTCCCGGCGAACCGGTCGCGGATCGCCCGCT
This portion of the Streptomyces changanensis genome encodes:
- a CDS encoding macro domain-containing protein; this translates as MTENRVGPALRVVLTDVNERVVEAWRAAFADTPGIEIRRGSILAENVDAWVTPTNSRGRMDGGVDAAIKRHLGAGIQLRVQRAIRDRFAGSLPVGSAVCVPSGAAVPRYLISTPTMVRSSQNVRDTLNVALACAAAFQAVHRQNRLVPGSVRSVALVGMGAQTGRVPARVCADLMWTGYTLFHDHWFEDDDELRATITAQLDGIENAQVGERVRIVPPKGRPFRP